One Methylophaga marina DNA window includes the following coding sequences:
- a CDS encoding DUF4390 domain-containing protein — protein sequence MPAYVVSKRLFLSLFLWLFIQTSATASVFSVNNPVVHPIGNAYVLTAQISYPLTPRVIEALQNGVPITFLQEFRLIDAFPLLGSFWQWETTLWESTMTYELRYHALSEQYIVESLDTHEQQNFPSLSGALKALGDINALSLPPEFTQEPDNLVLEIRSGLDLNALPTPMRPGALISDKWQLTSPWVQAVWL from the coding sequence ATGCCTGCCTACGTCGTAAGTAAACGCCTTTTCCTATCACTCTTCTTATGGTTGTTTATTCAAACATCCGCCACAGCCTCTGTTTTTAGCGTTAACAACCCTGTAGTTCATCCCATTGGTAATGCCTATGTACTCACCGCTCAAATCAGTTACCCACTGACACCACGAGTGATTGAAGCACTGCAAAACGGTGTACCCATTACTTTCTTACAGGAATTCCGGCTAATAGATGCATTCCCTTTGCTAGGGAGTTTCTGGCAGTGGGAAACAACGCTATGGGAAAGCACGATGACTTACGAGCTGCGCTATCATGCTCTGTCTGAACAATATATTGTGGAGTCTCTCGACACCCATGAGCAGCAAAACTTCCCTAGCTTGAGTGGTGCCTTAAAAGCGCTAGGTGATATTAATGCCTTATCGCTACCACCAGAATTTACACAAGAGCCAGATAATCTTGTGCTCGAAATACGTAGCGGCTTAGATCTCAATGCCTTACCCACCCCCATGCGTCCAGGCGCATTGATCTCAGACAAATGGCAATTAACTAGTCCATGGGTTCAAGCAGTATGGCTATAA
- the rsmB gene encoding 16S rRNA (cytosine(967)-C(5))-methyltransferase RsmB, which yields MAKPNHLKGARTNAALILNEVVVQQRSLNTALAHYLPHVDEKDRSFCQQLCYSSLRHYPTLQFIAHQLIKKPFKAKDKDIEQLLILGILQLRFLNTPDHAAISETVDASKKLKKVWAGGLLNACLRNYLRQQEHIDQKLLANEAASQAHPNWLLHLYQSDWPENWQNIIEANNKQPPMMLRVNQQKVSREAYLKQLTSQQITASIIEATDNGILLDQPCDVYKLPGFEEGWVSVQDGSAQLATMILDIKPGQRVLDACAAPGGKTCHILESSPNNDITAIDISADRLLQIQQNTDRLGLHATLIAADAADTSAWWDGQAFDRILIDAPCTGSGVIRRHPDIKLLRHPKDIDSLASQQQILLDNLWPLLKPDGLMVYTTCSAFKKENEQQIEAFLQRHPEAEELRLSPTPATPRPFGYQRLPGDDVMDGFYYACLRRK from the coding sequence TTGGCTAAGCCCAACCACTTAAAAGGTGCACGAACGAATGCTGCACTTATACTGAATGAAGTGGTTGTGCAGCAGCGCTCACTCAATACAGCTTTAGCTCACTACCTGCCTCATGTCGATGAAAAAGATCGTAGCTTCTGCCAGCAACTCTGTTATAGCAGTTTACGGCATTACCCCACTCTGCAATTTATCGCCCATCAACTCATAAAAAAACCGTTCAAAGCAAAAGATAAGGATATTGAGCAGCTTTTAATACTCGGAATTTTGCAGTTACGGTTTTTAAATACACCGGACCATGCCGCTATTTCAGAGACTGTGGATGCCAGTAAAAAACTCAAAAAAGTCTGGGCGGGTGGTTTATTAAATGCTTGCCTGAGAAACTACTTAAGGCAACAAGAACATATCGATCAAAAATTGTTGGCAAACGAAGCCGCAAGTCAGGCTCACCCAAACTGGCTACTCCATTTATATCAAAGTGACTGGCCAGAAAACTGGCAAAACATTATTGAGGCTAACAATAAACAGCCGCCAATGATGCTTCGTGTTAACCAGCAGAAGGTTTCACGTGAAGCATATTTAAAACAGTTAACGTCACAGCAAATTACAGCCTCAATCATAGAGGCTACTGATAATGGGATATTACTAGACCAACCTTGTGATGTTTATAAGCTCCCAGGCTTTGAGGAAGGGTGGGTTTCGGTACAAGATGGTTCTGCTCAACTAGCCACAATGATATTGGATATCAAGCCAGGACAACGTGTGCTAGACGCTTGCGCTGCACCTGGTGGTAAAACATGCCATATTCTCGAATCATCTCCTAACAATGACATCACAGCCATTGATATCTCAGCTGATCGCTTACTTCAGATCCAACAAAATACAGATAGACTTGGATTACATGCCACCCTAATCGCAGCTGATGCAGCCGACACATCAGCGTGGTGGGACGGACAGGCTTTTGATCGTATTCTTATTGATGCGCCATGTACCGGTAGCGGTGTGATTCGTCGACATCCAGACATTAAGCTGCTGCGCCACCCCAAAGATATCGATAGCTTAGCCAGTCAACAGCAAATTTTGCTAGATAATTTATGGCCATTACTAAAACCTGATGGCTTAATGGTTTACACTACCTGCTCTGCCTTTAAAAAAGAAAATGAGCAGCAAATTGAAGCGTTTCTACAACGACATCCGGAAGCTGAAGAGCTTAGACTCTCACCAACACCAGCCACACCGAGACCCTTTGGCTACCAAAGACTCCCTGGTGACGATGTTATGGACGGTTTTTATTATGCCTGCCTACGTCGTAAGTAA
- the fmt gene encoding methionyl-tRNA formyltransferase, producing the protein MRIIFAGTPAFAAETLKALIHTEHEICAVYTQPDRPAGRGRKLTASPVKQVAQEHDIPVEQPLNFKSDDAVNILAAYQADLMVVVAYGLLLPQIVLDTPRLGCINVHASLLPRWRGAAPIQRAILAGDKESGVCIMQMEAGLDTGPVLAEARCPITEQDTAQTLHDRLAVLGAKTLVESLDNIEDQQKNAQSQDDALSTYAAKLDKKEADIDWHTTAQDILHKINAFNPWPVAQTLWHDAVFRIWRAEWIKEHSAQAAGQIIHVSKAGIDVATSDGTLRITELQLPGKRAMSVQDFLNAHSIEVGDHFG; encoded by the coding sequence ATGCGCATTATTTTTGCCGGTACTCCGGCTTTCGCCGCAGAAACACTGAAAGCACTGATTCATACCGAGCATGAAATATGCGCTGTTTACACTCAGCCCGATCGTCCTGCGGGCCGGGGTCGTAAACTGACGGCCAGTCCAGTAAAACAAGTTGCACAGGAACACGATATTCCTGTTGAACAGCCTCTTAACTTTAAATCTGATGATGCCGTAAACATATTGGCTGCTTATCAAGCTGATTTAATGGTTGTTGTCGCTTATGGACTTTTATTGCCACAAATCGTGTTGGACACCCCAAGACTGGGTTGTATTAATGTTCATGCTTCACTCTTACCTCGCTGGCGAGGTGCCGCACCTATTCAAAGAGCCATATTAGCTGGTGATAAAGAATCAGGAGTATGCATTATGCAAATGGAAGCCGGTCTTGATACCGGCCCTGTTCTTGCTGAAGCACGTTGCCCGATTACTGAACAAGACACAGCTCAAACCTTACATGATCGCCTCGCTGTATTGGGAGCAAAAACCTTGGTTGAGTCTCTCGACAATATCGAAGATCAACAAAAAAATGCGCAATCACAAGATGATGCTTTAAGTACCTATGCCGCTAAACTGGATAAAAAAGAAGCGGATATAGATTGGCACACCACCGCTCAAGATATTCTTCACAAAATTAACGCTTTTAATCCTTGGCCCGTGGCTCAAACACTCTGGCATGATGCTGTTTTTCGTATATGGCGAGCAGAATGGATAAAAGAGCACTCGGCACAAGCAGCGGGTCAAATCATCCATGTATCAAAAGCCGGTATTGATGTTGCCACCAGCGATGGAACACTACGCATCACTGAGCTACAACTGCCCGGGAAACGCGCCATGTCTGTTCAAGACTTTCTCAATGCACATTCAATCGAAGTAGGCGATCATTTTGGCTAA
- the def gene encoding peptide deformylase — protein MAILNILHFPDPRLRKKAEPIQKVTDDIRQLADDMLETMYDAPGIGLAANQVDVQKRLIVIDISEDKSDPLILINPEILDKEGEREYEEGCLSVPEAYETVVRADTIKVRALNRHGEEFELAAEGLLATCVQHEIDHLDGKLFVDYLSNLKRQRIKKRLEKHQKQKL, from the coding sequence ATGGCCATTTTAAATATTCTTCATTTCCCTGATCCAAGGTTGCGCAAAAAAGCCGAGCCCATCCAGAAAGTGACTGACGACATTCGCCAACTTGCCGACGATATGCTCGAAACGATGTATGATGCGCCAGGAATCGGACTCGCAGCGAATCAAGTGGATGTGCAAAAGCGCCTGATTGTGATCGATATTTCAGAAGATAAATCCGACCCTCTGATTCTAATAAACCCGGAAATCCTTGATAAAGAAGGCGAGCGGGAGTACGAGGAAGGTTGCTTATCAGTCCCTGAAGCTTATGAAACTGTTGTTCGTGCTGACACAATAAAAGTCAGGGCATTAAATCGACATGGTGAGGAATTTGAGCTTGCCGCAGAGGGATTGCTGGCAACCTGTGTTCAGCATGAAATCGATCATTTAGATGGAAAATTATTTGTTGACTACCTGAGCAATCTAAAGCGTCAACGTATAAAAAAACGCCTAGAAAAACATCAAAAACAAAAACTATAA
- a CDS encoding LysM peptidoglycan-binding domain-containing protein has translation MIKHIAMSLFFLLLSTPLLAKEVELNPEHPQQYTVKKGDTLWDISGMFLKYPWHWPEIWHVNPQIENPHLIYPGDELSLSYRNGKPVIEVNRGKRSVKLSPEVRETILDKPIMTIPLSAIGPFLSKPRVVGEEALDNAPYVVASADERLISGAGDYVYVKGIADRESDTYSLFRGGKAYKDPDNGEVLGYEAIYSGDAERLTKEDPAKVRLTYTNREIQVGDRLLEIEDQDFDLNFIPRSPEKPLNGRIISVFDGVSQIGQYQIVVLTLGKRDGLETGHVLSVYQAGETIKDSVSADNKDTVTLPDEHAGEAMVFKLYDKVSYAIIMKATTAIHLYDRVKSAP, from the coding sequence ATGATAAAGCACATTGCGATGAGTTTGTTTTTTCTTCTGCTGAGCACGCCTTTGCTGGCTAAGGAAGTGGAGCTTAATCCAGAACATCCCCAGCAATACACAGTTAAGAAAGGTGATACCTTGTGGGATATCTCAGGGATGTTTCTCAAGTACCCCTGGCATTGGCCTGAAATATGGCATGTTAACCCTCAAATCGAAAATCCACACCTGATTTACCCAGGGGATGAATTGTCTCTCAGTTATCGTAATGGCAAACCTGTTATTGAAGTCAATCGTGGTAAACGCAGTGTCAAGTTATCACCTGAAGTTCGTGAAACGATTCTGGATAAACCGATTATGACAATACCGTTGTCAGCGATTGGTCCTTTTTTATCTAAGCCAAGAGTGGTTGGGGAAGAGGCCTTAGATAACGCCCCTTATGTTGTAGCAAGTGCTGATGAACGTCTGATTTCAGGGGCCGGTGACTATGTTTACGTAAAAGGCATCGCTGATAGAGAAAGTGATACATACAGTCTTTTCCGTGGTGGTAAAGCCTACAAGGATCCTGATAATGGAGAAGTGTTGGGCTATGAAGCGATTTACTCAGGTGATGCTGAGCGCTTAACCAAGGAAGATCCTGCAAAAGTACGACTCACCTACACTAATAGAGAAATTCAGGTAGGCGATCGTTTGCTAGAAATTGAAGATCAGGATTTTGATCTGAATTTTATCCCACGTTCACCTGAAAAGCCTCTCAATGGTCGTATTATTTCTGTGTTTGATGGTGTTTCTCAGATAGGGCAGTACCAGATAGTGGTTTTGACGTTAGGTAAACGAGATGGTCTGGAAACGGGGCATGTGTTATCCGTTTATCAAGCAGGAGAAACGATCAAAGACTCCGTTTCTGCAGACAACAAAGATACCGTGACGTTACCCGATGAGCATGCTGGTGAAGCGATGGTATTCAAACTATATGACAAAGTCAGTTATGCCATCATTATGAAAGCAACAACGGCCATTCATTTATACGATCGAGTGAAAAGCGCGCCTTAA
- the dprA gene encoding DNA-processing protein DprA, translating to MTANKQSELACWIALQRVPGIGPVTYHKLLQQYGSPQYILNNPNQLSGFNEKLVENLRHPDWQQVEQDLLWLEQDDRYILTIDDERYPVLLKEISDPPPLLYVQGEVSLLNDWQLAIVGSRNPSASGRNTAYDFAHYLADGGLVVTSGLAMGIDAAAHKGALSCGKTIAVVATGLDRVYPAKHRQLAHDIVKNGVIVSEFPLGTSPKPELFPRRNRIISGLSLGTLVVEAALKSGSLITARMAMEQSREVFAIPGSIHNPLSRGCHQLIRDGAKLVETAQDILEELGALAGLKPQVIQTEEEIESTHEKDGDYQVLLNHLGYDPIAIDRLIENTGLTADAVSSMLLLLELEGEVESLPGGRYVRTGS from the coding sequence ATGACAGCTAACAAGCAAAGTGAATTGGCTTGTTGGATTGCTTTACAACGAGTGCCAGGGATTGGCCCAGTAACATACCACAAGCTGTTGCAGCAGTATGGCAGTCCACAATACATACTAAATAACCCTAATCAGTTAAGCGGTTTCAATGAAAAACTGGTAGAGAACCTCCGTCATCCCGACTGGCAACAGGTTGAGCAAGACTTACTCTGGTTGGAGCAAGACGATCGCTATATTCTCACCATCGACGATGAACGTTATCCCGTTTTGCTTAAAGAAATTTCAGACCCGCCGCCATTACTCTACGTACAGGGGGAGGTTTCATTATTAAACGATTGGCAGTTGGCTATAGTCGGTAGCCGTAACCCTTCTGCTTCAGGCAGAAATACCGCCTATGACTTTGCTCATTATCTTGCTGATGGTGGTTTAGTCGTCACCAGTGGACTTGCGATGGGCATTGATGCCGCTGCACATAAAGGTGCGTTGAGTTGTGGGAAAACCATTGCCGTTGTTGCTACAGGGCTTGATCGTGTTTATCCAGCGAAACACAGACAGTTAGCTCATGATATTGTTAAAAATGGGGTTATCGTTTCAGAGTTTCCCTTGGGTACATCACCCAAACCAGAATTATTTCCCAGACGAAATCGAATTATAAGTGGCTTATCGCTGGGTACCTTAGTTGTGGAAGCTGCCTTAAAGAGTGGTTCTCTAATCACTGCCAGAATGGCGATGGAGCAATCACGTGAAGTCTTTGCCATTCCCGGCTCGATTCATAATCCTTTATCGAGAGGCTGCCACCAGTTAATTCGTGATGGTGCCAAACTAGTGGAAACAGCTCAGGATATTTTAGAAGAGTTGGGTGCGCTGGCCGGTCTTAAGCCACAAGTAATACAAACTGAAGAAGAAATAGAATCTACACATGAAAAGGATGGCGATTATCAAGTTCTGCTTAACCATCTTGGATATGACCCCATCGCTATTGATAGGTTGATAGAAAATACTGGATTGACGGCTGATGCGGTTTCATCCATGCTGTTATTACTAGAGCTAGAGGGTGAGGTCGAGTCATTACCCGGCGGCCGTTATGTTCGGACGGGTTCCTGA